AGAAGTAAAGGCAAAGGATTCAGATACAATCTTGCAAAGGATTTGTGACTTAATGCATTTGCAACCACATTAGCATTACCTGGGTGATAGTCAATTGTGAAGTCATAATCTTTGATGAGTTCAATCCATATGTGTTGTCTTAAGTTCATCTTTTTCTACGTACCCAAGTATTTTAAGCTCTGTGATCAGTGAATATATGACACTTttctccatacaaataatgcctctATATCTTTAAGGTGAACACTATAGCAACAAGTTCTAAATTATGAGTAGGATAATTCAATTCATGTGGTTTTAATTTCCAAGATGACTAAGAAataactttcccttcttgcatcaaaacacatccgAAACCACGATAAGAAGTGTCACTATATATCACGTACTCTTTCCTCTCCATTGGTAGAGTAAGTATATGAGCTTGTGTCAACAAGGATTTGAGCGTTTCAAATATCTCTTGGCACTTGTCATCCCAAGTTAACTTCACTTCCTTCTTCAAAAGTCTCGTCAAAGGAGAGGCTATGATGGAGAAGCCTTTCACacaccttctatagtatcctgcTAAACCCAGGAAACTTCTTACCTCAATAAGACTTTTGGGTGTTTTCCATTCAACAATTGCTTCAATTTTACTAGAATCCACCTTCACATCTTTTGCTGGCACAACATGTCCCACAAAAGTCACTTcattaagccaaaattcacactttgaaatTTTAGCATAAGGTTCTATCTCCTTCAACGTTTGCAAAACAATTCGAAGATGTTTATCATGCTCTTCTTTActcttggaatatattaaaatatcatctataaagacCACCACAAATTTATTAAGATAAggcttaaatactcgattcattagatccatgaaTATTataggagcattagtcaatccgAGAGGCATCACTAAGAATTTATAATGACtatatcgagttctaaaagtattttcttCCTTTCTAACACACAGTTGGTGATACCCAAACCTTAAATCaatctttcaaaataaattagcACCCTTcagctggtcaaacaaatcatcaatctttgGTAATGGATatctattcttgattgttattttgttcaattgCCTGTAGTCAATAAAAAGTCTaagagtaccatctttcttcttcacaaatagcaTAGGGGCTCCCTAAGGAGAaatatttggattaaaaaaacctttctcaagaagttcttgcaattgagttttcaatTCCCTTAATTTTGCTTGTtccattctataaggagtgaTAGAAATAGGAGTAGATCCAAGAATGAGCTCGATAGgaaattcaacttctctttctggtGGCAACCCAGGAAGATTTTCTGGAAACACTTCCAAAAAGTCACACACAGTAGGTATATCTTTAAGACTAGGACTCTCCACACGTGTATCAATTATGTGAGCATGATATGACTACAACCTTGATGGATCATCTTTCTTGCAAAGGCCGCAGAAATAATATTAGATGACAATGATCTTTCACCTAGTACAATAATGTGTGAAAATGTAGGGTCCTTAAAAGTCACATGCTTGTACCTGCAATCCACTACTGCATGATatttataaagccaatccataccgataataatatcaaagtcgtggaaaggcatttcaatcAAATCAGTAGGAAAGACCAGGTTTTAAATCATGAAGGGACAAGCTTGGTAAATTTGATTACAAACAACTTGGtaacccaaaggactttcaaATAGAACGTCAAAGTTAAGTCtcacagatttcacattttcaggAAGAACAAGTGATGAACAAATATAGGAATGTGTAGAGCCAGGATCAAATAGTGTAAACACAGATAAGCCatataagtgaaatttaccaaaAACCATGTCCTGTTCCTCTTGATCATCTCTCTATCTTATAGCATAAGCTTGTGCAGTAGCTTTGGATGCGCTAGCTTGATTTTCTCTACTTGCCCTCACTGCTTGGTTGTTTTTAGGCCTTGCACCTCTATTGGTTTGAGGAGGATTATTAGAAGACATCTGAACTGAGCCCTCAATGTGCAAGGGAAGAACATTTTTAGCATTAGGACAGTCCTTCACTTTATGATCAAAGCTGCCATAATTAAAACATGCACCAAAAGCTCTCCTGCAAGTACCATAATGATTCTTTCTACATTTTGCACAAGTGGGAATGCGAGTCTTGCCTTGGCTTTAACTCAGAGTACTAGCTATAGAAAAATCTATTTTGCTTTGCTTCTGTTGATCTGGTTTGTTGACACTACCAGCCTTAGAATCATCAAACCTTCCCATTTTGGATGGACCCCCAAAATTTGACCTAGGCTTCTAGAATCTATTTTCATGTCTATGAGCTTCTTTTTTATCAAGTGTTTCCCAATTAAAAGCAGCataaactaatttacaaaagttctCATATTGCAGGATTACCACATTCTTTCTGATGGAATCGTTCAGGCCACTTTCAAACCTCCTGCATTTATCTTTTTCCTCATTAATAATGCCTCCAGTAAGAAGAAAGAGTCTAAGAAACCTTTTTTGATACTCAGCGATAGACATGCCCCATTGCCTTAGattcaaaaactctttttttataGCATCACAATAAGTAGGTGGGACATACTTTATATGAAATTCTTTAACAAGATCGTCCCAAGTAAGAACCGAAGGTTTTGCTTTTTTATTTGACACACTTAACCACTAGTCATAAGCATCTTTCTGTAATAATAAGATGGCATACTTGAATTTGGAAACATCTGAACACTCTAATTGCTTAAACACCCTCTCTATGCGCTCAAGCCATTGTTTAGCATCAGTGAGATCAACCgtgccttcaaactcaactccaccGATTTTTCTCATTTGTTCAAAGTTTAACCCATTGGGATAATGAATGATTTCAGCCATACGGTGAAAGAATTCAGCCATCTGTTGAAAAGGAGCATTCATAACTTGAGTGCCAGGGCTCATGTGAGAATGTGGACCAACTCTTACTCTTTGTTGATTTTCCACACCAGACCCACTAGTATGGGGAATATATTGACCCAAGGACTATTCTTCAACCTCTTCTAGTGTATGAGGTTGGGAATAAGAGTGAGTCACTTGTATCTTCACGAGCAACTTCCATAGGTCTACGAGAAGAAGAGGCCTTAACTTAACTCCTTCAAAAGTGAAGATCATATTGCATTAGAGAAATGGATATGATGCATGTACAATTTATATGTACTAAATATACTATTTACCCTATAGTGATTAAATAATATAGCCCAAACCTTCCAAAAAAATAAGTGTGTAAGCAAATCATAATAAAATTTCTAGAACCACAAACCTAGGTTctgataccaacacttgtagcGACCCTCCAAGGAGGATGTTACTActtaaaaaaaagtatataaaaCTCGTGACATTTAAAAAAGAACTTCCCATAAGACATATTTATACAATCTAGTAGAGAAATTTAgcccatttaaaaatagttaaagaTGTAATTTTTAGccagtttaaaataatttcatctcaattaaatcaaataaaagttcCAATTTAGAACGGGgcaacttttcaaaataatttaagaaactaACTTACGAGACATCCATGTATTATTCCTTATCACTATAATTCATACTATAAACTATTACCAACTTATAAGTACCCAAGGTTAACTAATTCATGCTTCATCCAAATATTCCAACTCCAAATATAAATTAGTACATCATAAGACTtggaaatttacatgctccaaaataacaaaacaagcaaccaaCTTTAAGTTACAACCCATAGTATCATGAATGGATCAACCCtcacaaataaatacataaatacatatacaaaagCACCCCATAgatcatatacatattacaaaatatagatgcctatattcaaatgtgatcttccttaaaGCTCCAAAAAAACTTTATCTCTAATGGCCAACCTCAAGCATCTTCTCGAGcatttcctacgatagaaacaactatcgctaagcataaaatTTGGTGGTGCAAAACTAAAAGCTTGAAGCTTTAGGttctccaatttattttctcaagtcatgagcAGCACAAATAtacacataataaataaatcaagccaACAAATATATCACAAGTATCAAGTTCTATATGTAAAAGTTTAAGTGTCAATAAATCATAAAAGCACATATACAAGATTTAGCGCCAAGTTTCGCCCtatatgtacgtcatgccgttacaccaaacatgatcaagtatcaagaaggaccggagccctgtatcaagaagggtaaagacccaataatcaagagaatcaagaactattataaaaatatcttcctaattcatacttaaaatggACATCTTTCATACTTAAGACaaactaaaaatccataatcaagatgaaAAAGGGTCCAAAataagaggcatgccaatagtgaAAAATTCACATCCATATGAAGGATAAAGTCtacaagaatgtcaagtgatcgagcaatccaTACAAGTGAGCAAGTTAAACAAGTGTCTTGCAAATTTCTAAATATACCAACATGACAATACAAATTTcaagaaataacaaatataccaAGATAGGATTTCAAATATAATAGCAGGTAACAAGAGTTTATACACCAACCTCAaacttttagcatacaacaatccaacataacttcaagagttcaaaccGTAGACCAACCAATGtctcaagttcttcaacttgtacacgatataaacaaccttgaaaaatacaattaaatatCCTCTATAATTTCTAGaatatccataatattgacataaaataagatttatcaGTAAACGTAAGCCTAAAATAATTTCAGCTGAATTATTTTACCAAAACAGAAACTTTGGCAAGCCAAGTACCTCAAGTTGTaactaaaatttgaaaataaaaatggcAAACCTGGACcttatgttcttcataaaacttttagatctatgtcCTAAGTTTTCAATCCAAAATAAATCAACACAaaaatcattttgtacaaaaatatatcataaaaacatAAACAGTTATACACGAGCGATGTTTTActcaagaatctggacagaacttgTCCGGTtgatctaaattttgaaaatgaaatcggaaaaattagattttattttcttcatgaCACTTTTAGATCTATGTCGTAAGTTTTCAATCCaaaagaaattacctcaaaaataattatgtacaaaaagatatcatcaaaaaacTAACTATTATACGTGAGGaatttttaaatcaagaatctggacagaacttgTCTTATGTTTCATCccttttttttgacttaataACAGTAGATCTAGGCTCTaccataaacataagagttgtaggtacatgatttaaatttccaaaacatatttatttgctAAAATCAAAGGTCTATAAAATaagatattcaagaattactactaGCTACACAGTCCCAAAAATGGTTTTAACACTTACTAAGATGTAGAATGTATCTTGAGTTCCAGCTAAAAGGAGTATGTTGTTCTTCAGATTTTTGCGAAATAACTCATTGTCAATGACCTATAAATGTACTTTAGTCTAAAATAAGTCAACCTTTTAGTGGAGcttcattatgatataatatagaagTGATATCCATCACTCAATATTGTTGAAAAGTTTAGTGGCTGCCCaactttatcatttttttttaaaaaacaatcaaTCCCATCTTAATTAACATTATTAGAAGGATATgcttatatatttaaaatagcaTGGATATTTACTAAACTACCCTAAGACAATCCATCATAAAACTGTCACGATTTaatgaaataaagatttttttCTCACGTAATAAAATTCAAGTAAGTAGTAGTTGATCTTATCATCAAGAAATATCCACTTTAATGTGAAAATTAGCTTAAATAATTAGAGGCGTTATAGTAGTAGTGCCttggggtaaatttatttcataccttagggctaCAAAGTTAATCTCCAAGGGTTTTATCTATCATATTTttcgagttagagatgatagtatGGAGATTCCATCCCTTGAGTTAGTTCCTGCAGTCAACGAATTTCTTGAGGTATTTCTTGATGATCATCCCCGAATCCgtcttgatagggagatcgaaTTTGGGATTGATTTTTTTAGATAcgcaacctatttctattccgcCATATAGAATATCTCCCACTaagttgaaaaaattgaaagaacagttgaaacatctcttggataaggggttcattaagccaagtgtctcaccttggggcgctcctgttcTATTCGTGGGAAAGAAATATGGATAttttagaatgtgcattgactaccattAGCTGAACAAGGTTACtttaaagaacaagtatcccttTCCGAGGATCGTTGATCTTttcgaccaactttagggttCCACTTTTATCTCCAAGATGGACATCAAAataggctatcatcagttgaaagtaatagaatgtgacatcccgaagaaaACCTTTAGAACCaagtatggtcactatgagtttcttgtcatgtcctttggtttgactaacgctcctacaacatttatggacttcatgaatagagtgttcaataAATATCTAGATATTTTTGTGATCATATTTATCGATGACATACTATTCTATTCGAAGAATGAGGAGGATCATGCTAATTATCTCAGAATTGTCCTCCAAGCCCTCAAGGAAaaggagttatatgctaagttttcaaagtgtgggtTCTAGCTTGTAACTTtggcattcttaggccatattatttctatatatgGTATTCAAGTTGATACGCAGAAGATTGGGGCGGTAAGAACTGGACAAGGCCTACATCTCCAACTGATATCAAGaatttcttgggtttggctggctactatagaaggtttattGAGGGGTTTGCATCTatatcatctccattgactaaAATGACATGGAATAACACTAAGTTCCAATGATCGTACAcctgtgaaaagagttttcaagagttgaaaatgaGGTTGAATACTAATCCAGTTTTGTCATGCCCTAGGGAACAAATGGGTTTGTTATTGATTGTGATATATCCAGAGTTGAATTGGGTTATGTATTGATGTAAAAGGGTAAGGCTATTGAATATGCTTCCATACAACTTAaaattcatgagagaaactacccgacTCACAAGCAGTTAgagtattttctctcaagatttggtaTCACTATCTCTATTGCATAGATATCAAGACCTTGTAGTATATGTTTAGTCAAAAAGAGTTGAACCtaaggcagaggagatggctcgagttgctcaaatattatgatataagtaTTCTCTACTACCCAGGTAAAGTAATGTGGTTGCATATGctcttaaaaaaatatctatGGAGAGTACAACGTATTTTGAGGAAGAAAAAAGGGAGttagctaaagaggtgcatagacttgcacagTTGGAAGTCCAgtttattgactctagtgaagCTGGTGTTATTGTTCAGAATAGGGTTGAACGATCTCTAGTTTCTGAAGTGAAGGAAAAGTAAGACCAAGATCTCATTCTATTCCAGTTGAAAGATGTTGTTCATAAGCAAAAGGTTATGAATTTTGCCAAAatgggagatggagtgttgaggtacTAAGGCAGGTTGAGTACTGAGTCTAAATGAGCTGAGGATTGAGTTACATGATTTATTTGAGATAGAGTCTTGAGGAGTTATGAATTAGCTAAATGCATGTTTTACACataagagtttgatgattgagatgagttgaggtttataagagtccaatgagactaaatgagttgatttgattataATGATTGACTGAGTTtgtgagcatattgagtctcttgggagtaatattgagcaccgatttagGTAAGAGATAATAACAACTCGAACCTTATAAACTATACAGCCAACATAGGATAGAGGCCATGCCTCTCAAGTCCAAAAGTGATGCACTTtaattgattgtggatccattgAGTTTCCCTAGAATGGAATTAGACGGCTGCGGCAACGGCAGTGCAAAGCATTGTATCATCTCTAGCTCATATGttatggttgtcggttagagaaactctcttACAATGAATAGTTTGATTTTGTTGAGTTGCATATCATGGCGTCTTCTTTCAAAGCTTGTTTACTATAAACTTGCATactattttgagttgattttagtTACCTCTGAGTTGAGTTCCGTGAGTTGAGTCATTCGAGTTAAGTTTCCTTGATTGTTGAATTGTTGAATTTTGTttcctttaattattttacatactcgtgcATTATATGTACTAACGACATTTGGCATGTATCATTTCGTGATGCAGTTACACGTGCTAGAGATTACCAACAGGTGCCTCGTTGAAGTTCTTTCCTtgc
This DNA window, taken from Solanum dulcamara chromosome 3, daSolDulc1.2, whole genome shotgun sequence, encodes the following:
- the LOC129883534 gene encoding uncharacterized mitochondrial protein AtMg00860-like, which gives rise to MVFGKFHLYGLSVFTLFDPGSTHSYICSSLVLPENVKSVRLNFDVLFESPLGYQVVYDILIYSKSKEEHDKHLRIVLQTLKEIEPYAKISKCEFWLNEVTFVGHVVPAKDVKVDSSKIEAIVEWKTPKSLIEVRSFLGLAGYYRRCVKGFSIIASPLTRLLKKEVKLTWDDKCQEIFETLKSLLTQAHILTLPMERKEYVIYSDTSYRGFGCVLMQEGKVIS